Proteins from a genomic interval of Trifolium pratense cultivar HEN17-A07 linkage group LG6, ARS_RC_1.1, whole genome shotgun sequence:
- the LOC123890808 gene encoding monothiol glutaredoxin-S6-like: protein MSTITSLVGEKPVVIFSKSTCCLSHSVTSLIRSFGANPIVYDLDKIENGSQIESELLQMGIKPSVPAVFIGQQFRGGSKKIMSLHVRNELVPMLKDAGAIWI, encoded by the coding sequence ATGTCAACAATCACAAGTTTGGTTGGTGAAAAGCCAGTAGTGATATTCAGCAAGAGTACATGTTGCTTAAGTCACTCAGTAACATCACTGATACGTAGCTTTGGCGCAAACCCGATTGTTTATGATCTTGATAAAATCGAAAATGGATCGCAGATTGAGAGTGAATTGCTTCAAATGGGGATTAAACCAAGTGTACCTGCTGTTTTCATTGGACAACAATTCAGAGGTGGTTCTAAGAAAATTATGAGTCTTCATGTTAGGAATGAATTGGTGCCAATGTTGAAGGATGCTGGTGCTATATGGATTTGA
- the LOC123889125 gene encoding monothiol glutaredoxin-S6-like: protein MDLLASLTENKPVVIFSKSTCVMNPTMIALIRGFGAEPMVIEIDKMANGYQLERALFQLGCRPSVPAVFIGQQFVGGTDEVISLNVQNKLSQLLLKARAIWL from the coding sequence ATGGATTTGTTAGCATCATTAACAGAAAACAAACCAGTAGTGATCTTCAGCAAAAGTACTTGTGTCATGAATCCTACTATGATAGCACTTATAAGAGGTTTTGGTGCTGAACCTATGGTTATTGAGATTGATAAAATGGCAAATGGATATCAATTAGAGAGAGCACTATTTCAGCTTGGTTGTAGACCAAGTGTACCAGCAGTTTTCATAGGACAACAATTTGTAGGTGGTACTGATGAAGTTATAAGTCTCAATGTTCAAAATAAGCTTTCTCAATTGCTTTTAAAGGCTAGAGCTATTTGGTTATAG